Proteins from a genomic interval of Dunckerocampus dactyliophorus isolate RoL2022-P2 chromosome 5, RoL_Ddac_1.1, whole genome shotgun sequence:
- the cnot1 gene encoding CCR4-NOT transcription complex subunit 1 isoform X1, whose product MNLDSLSLALSQISYLVDNLTKKNYRASQQEIQHIVNRHGPEADRHLFRCLFSHVDFSGDGKSSGKDFHQTQFLIQECVSLISKPNFISTLCYAIDNPLHYQKSLKPSTHLFTQLSKVLKLSKVQEVIFGLALLNSSNTDLRGFAAQFIKQKLPDLLRSYIDADLGGNQEGGFQDIAIEVLHLLLSHLLFGQKGAIGVGQEQIDAFLKTLCRDFPQERCPVVLAPLLYPEKRDILMDRILPDSGELAKTIMESSLAEFMQEVGYSFCASLDECRNIILQYGVREVTASQVARVLGMMARTHSGLTDGIPLQSISAPGSGIWSDGKDKNDGSQAHTWNVEVFIDVVKDANPNLNFKEVTYELDHPGFIIRDSKGLHIVVYGIQRGLGMEVFPVDLIYRPWKHAEGQLSFIQHSLMSPEVFCFADYPCHTVAIDILKAPPEDDNREIATWKSLDLVESLLRLSEVGQYEQVKQLFSFPIKHCPDMLVLALLQISTSWHTLRHELISTLMPIFLGNHPNSAIILHYAWHGQVWFYNGQSPSIRQLIMRSMAEWYMRGEQYDQAKLSRILDVAQDLKSLSMLLNGTPFAFVIDLAALASRREYLKLDKWLTDKIREHGEPFIQACVTFLKRRCPSIMGGLAPDKDQPKSSQLPPETLATMLACLQSCAGSVLQELSETILTMVANCSNVMNKARQPPPGVMPKGRAPSTSSLDAISPVQMDPLTGMGSLNLGSTATSHTQSMQGFPTSLSSAFSNPQSPAKAFPPLSNANTSTPFGGIGSLSSQLPGMDSGPLGSGIGSGIGSSLGMAAVSTDPFGTRKMSTPSLNPPTFQQSKMKASDLSQVWPEANQHFSKEIDDEANSYFQRIYNHPPHPTMSVDEVLEMLQRFKDSTIKREREVFNCMLRNLFEEYRFFPQYPDKELHITACLFGGIIEKGLVTYMALGLALRYVLEALRKPYGSKMYYFGIAALDRFKNRLKDYPQYCQHLASIGHFLQFPHHLQECVQYIEYGQQSRDPPVKMQGSITTPGSLALAQVQAQAQQPGVPKAPQAGQTSTLVTTTTTTTTVAKTTTITRPTPSSFKKDVPPSINTTNIDTLLVATDQTERIVEPPENVQEKIAFIFNNLSQSNMTQKVEELKETVKEEFMPWVSQYLVMKRVSIEPNFHSLYSNFLDTLKNPEFVKMVLTETYRNIKVLLTSDKAAANFSDRSLLKNLGHWLGMITLAKNKPILYTDLEIKSLLLEAYVKGQQELLYVVPFVAKVLESSLRSMVFRPQNPWTMAIMNVLAELHQEHDLKLNLKFEIEVLCKNLSLDINDLKPGNLLKDKEKLKSLEEQLSAPKKEAKPPDEMLPVTTSGDFVPFAAPPSTPAATTTTCTTTGPPTPQFSYHDINVYALAGLAPHININANIPLLQAHPQLKQCVRQSVERAVQELVHPVVDRSIKIAMTTCEQIIRKDFALDSEESRMRVAAHHMMRNLTAGMAMITCREPLLVSIAANLKNSFAAALRAPTPQQREMMEEAAARVAQENCELACCFIQKTAVEKAGPEMDKRLATEFELRKHARQEGRRYCDPVVLTYQAERMPEQIRLKVGGVDPKQLAVYEEFARNVPGFLPSNDLSQPTGFLAQPMKQQAWATDDVAQIYDKCMADLEQHLHAIPPAHSMNPLTQALRSLLEAVALARNSRDGIAALGLLQKAVEGLLDATSGADNDLLLRYRQCHLLVLKALQDGRAYGPQWCNKQITRCLIECRDEYKYNVEAVELLIQNHLVNMQQYDLHLAQSMENGLHYMAVAFAMQLVKLLLVDERSVSHVTEADLFHTIETLMRTCAHSRATAPEGLPQLMDVVRSNYEAMIDRAHGGPNFMMHSGISQASEYDDPPGLREKAEYLLREWVNLYHSAAAGRDSTKAFSAFVGQMHQQGILKTDDLITRFFRLCTEMCVEISYRAQAEQQHNPAASAAIIRAKCYHNLDAFVRLIALLVKHSGEASNTVTKINLLNKVLGIVVGVLIQDHDVRQTEFQQLPYHRIFIMLLLELNAPEHVLETINFQTLTAFCNTFHILRPTKAPGFVYAWLELISHRIFIARMLAHTPQQKGWPMYAQLLIDLFKYLAPFLRNVELNKPMQILYKGTLRVLLVLLHDFPEFLCDYHYGFCDVIPPNCIQLRNLILSAFPRNMRLPDPFTPNLKVDMLSEINIAPRILTNFTSVMPSQFKKDLDSYLKTRSPVTFLSELRSNLQVSNEPGNRYNIQLINALVLYVGTQAIAHIHNKGSTPSMSTITHSAHMDIFQNLAVDLDTEGRYLFLNAIANQLRYPNSHTHYFSCTMLYLFAEANTEAIQEQITRVLLERLIVNRPHPWGLLITFIELIKNPAFKFWSHDFVHCAPEIEKLFQSVAQCCMGQKQAQQVMEGTGAS is encoded by the exons ATGAATCTTGACTCGCTCTCGCTGGCTTTGTCTCAAATCAGCTATCTGGTGGACAATTTAACAAAGAAAAACTATCGAGCCAGCCAGCAAGAAATACAGCAT ATTGTAAATCGTCACGGTCCTGAGGCAGACAGGCATCTTTTTCGCTGTCTTTTCTCACATGTGGATTTCAGTGGCGATGGTAAAAGCAGTGGCAAAGACTTTCACCAG ACACAGTTTCTGATTCAGGAGTGTGTGTCGCTGATATCAAAGCCCAATTTTATCTCTACCCTATGCTACGCCATTGACAATCCCCTGCACTACCAGAAG AGCTTGAAACCATCGACCCACTTATTCACCCAACTAAGTAAAGTTCTCAAGCTCAGCAAGGTCCAAGAG GTGATTTTTGGCCTTGCTCTGCTCAACTCCAGCAACACAGACCTCCGTGGATTTG CTGCGCAGTTCATTAAGCAGAAGCTTCCCGACCTCCTGCGGTCATATATCGACGCAGATCTCGGTGGAAACCAAGAAGGTGGCTTCCAAGACATTGCTATAGAGGTCTTGCACCTTCTGCTCTCCCATTTACTGTTTGGTCAGAAGGGAGCAATCGGGGTGGGACAAGAGCAGATTGACGCCTTCTTGAAGACACTTTGCCGAG ATTTCCCGCAGGAGCGCTGCCCTGTGGTGCTCGCACCACTGTTGTACCCTGAAAAACGGGACATTCTCATGGATAGGATCCTGCCTGACTCGGGGGAGTTAGCTAAGACCATAATGGAGAGTTCTCTTGCGGAGTTCATGCAGGAAGTGGGCTACAGTTTCTGTGCTAG TCTGGACGAGTGCAGAAACATCATCCTCCAGTATGGGGTGAGGGAGGTGACAGCCAGCCAGGTAGCCAGGGTCCTTGGCATGATGGCTCGTACCCACTCTGGACTAACTGATGGTATTCCTCTACAG TCCATCAGTGCACCGGGAAGTGGTATTTGGAGCGATGGAAAGGATAAGAACGATGGCTCACAGGCGCACACGTGGAATGTCGAGGTGTTCATCGACGTAGTCAAAGATGCC AATCCTAACTTGAACTTCAAAGAGGTGACATATGAACTGGATCACCCAGGATTCATAATCCGGGACAGCAAGGGCCTACATATAGTGGTGTACGGCATTCAGCGGGGTTTGGGCATGGAGGTCTTTCCTGTTGATCTCATATATCGGCCATGGAAACACGCAGAGGGACAG TTGTCATTCATTCAACACTCTCTAATGAGCCCCGAAGTGTTCTGCTTTGCTGACTACCCTTGCCATACAGTAGCCATTGACATCCTAAAAGCACCACCAGAGGATGACAACAGGGAGATTGCGACATG GAAAAGCCTGGACTTGGTGGAAAGCCTGCTTCGGTTATCAGAGGTTGGCCAGTATGAGCAGGTGAAGCAACTCTTCAGTTTTCCCATCAAGCACTGCCCAGATATGCTGGTTCTGGCACTGCTGCAGATCTCCACCTCCTGGCATACACTGCGCCATGAGCTCATCTCTACCCTGATGCCCATCTTTCTGGGCAACCACCCCAACTCTGCTATTATTCTGCACTATGCCTGGCATGGACAGGTTTGGttttataat GGACAGTCTCCTTCCATCCGTCAGTTAATTATGCGTTCAATGGCCGAGTGGTATATGAGAGGGGAACAGTATGACCAGGCCAAGTTGTCTCGCATCCTGGATGTGGCCCAAGACTTGAAG TCTCTATCAATGCTGCTGAATGGTACTCCATTTGCCTTTGTTATTGACCTTGCTGCACTTGCCTCTCGCCGTGAATACCTCAAACTTGATAAATGGCTGACTGACAAAATTAGAGAACATGGG GAACCTTTTATCCAAGCTTGTGTAACATTCCTAAAGAGGCGTTGCCCATCCATTATGGGGGGTCTGGCCCCTGACAAGGACCAGCCTAAAAGCTCTCAGTTGCCTCCAGAGACTTTAGCCACCATGCTGGCATGTCTTCAGTCTTGTGCTGG GAGTGTTTTGCAAGAGTTGTCAGAGACAATCCTGACCATGGTTGCCAACTGCAGCAACGTTATGAACAAAGCCCGGCAGCCACCACCCGGGGTCATGCCGAAGGGTCGGGCTCCGAGCACCAGCAGCCTGGATGCCATCTCTCCTGTTCAG ATGGACCCTCTTACTGGTATGGGCTCATTGAACCTGGGCAGCACAGCCACCTCCCACACTCAGAGCATGCAGGGTTTCCCCACCTCCCTAAGTTCAGCTTTCAGTAATCCCCAATCTCCAGCAAAGGCTTTTCCACCTCTCTCTAACGCCAATACAAGCACACCATTTGGGGGCATTGGCAGCTTGTCCTCGCAGCTTCCTGGTATGGACTCTG GTCCCTTGGGCTCGGGAATTGGCTCCGGTATTGGTTCTAGTCTAGGAATGGCAGCAGTAAGCACTGATCCATTTGGCACCAGGAAGATGAGCACACCGAGCCTGAACCCACCTACCTTTCAGCAGAGTAAGATGAAGGCCT CTGACCTTTCTCAGGTTTGGCCTGAAGCAAACCAGCACTTTAGTAAGGAGATAGATGATGAAGCCAACAGTTACTTCCAGCGTATCTACAACCACCCACCTCACCCGACTATGTCTGTGGATGAA GTTCTGGAGATGCTGCAAAGGTTCAAAGATTCAACCATCAAGCGGGAGCGGGAGGTGTTCAATTGCATGCTTCGGAACTTGTTTGAGGAGTACCGTTTCTTCCCCCAATACCCGGACAAGGAGCTGCACATCACGGCCTGTCTCTTTGGTGGCATCATTGAAAAAGGGCTGGTCACATACATGGCCCTTGGCCTGGCACTGCGATATGTTCTGGAAGCCTTAAGAAAACCCTATGGATCCAAAATGTATTACTTTGGGATTGCAGCCCTAGATCGCTTCAAAAACAG GTTGAAGGACTACCCTCAGTACTGTCAACATCTTGCTTCAATTGGACATTTCTTACAATTTCCCCACCATTTACAAGA GTGTGTGCAGTATATTGAGTATGGCCAACAGTCACGGGACCCTCCGGTGAAGATGCAAGGCTCCATCACCACCCCTGGAAGTCTGGCACTGGCACAAGTTCAAGCGCAGGCACAGCAACCCGGTGTTCCTAAAGCGCCACAAGCAGGACAGACGAGCACCCTTGTCACCACCACTACAACTACAACCACGGTTGCCAAGACCACGACCATCACAAGGCCAACGCCCAGCAGTTTCAAGAAGGATGTGCCT CCTTCCATTAACACTACAAATATTGACACCCTGCTGGTTGCCACTGACCAAACGGAAAGGATTGTAGAACCTCCAGAGAATGTCCAGGAGAAGATTGCTTTTATCTTCAATAACCTTTCGCAGTCAAACATGACACAAAAG GTTGAGGAGTTGAAAGAGACTGTGAAGGAAGAGTTCATGCCTTGGGTGTCTCAATACCTGGTGATGAAGCGTGTCAGCATTGAGCCCAATTTCCACAGTCTCTACTCCAACTTTCTGGACACACTCAAGAATCCGGAGTTTGTAAAAATGGTCCTCACTGAGACATACAGGAATATCAAG gttttgttgacTTCAGACAAAGCTGCAGCCAATTTCTCTGATCGCTCATTGCTGAAGAACCTGGGCCATTGGCTGGGCATGATTACACTGGCTAAAAACAAGCCCATTCTCTACACG GATCTGGAAATTAAGTCTCTGCTGTTGGAAGCCTATGTGAAGGGCCAGCAGGAGCTACTTTATGTTGTTCCCTTTGTGGCCAAAGTTTTGGAGTCCAGCCTGCGAAGCATG GTTTTCAGGCCCCAGAACCCATGGACCATGGCCATCATGAATGTTCTTGCTGAGCTACATCAAGAACATGACCTCAAG CTTAACCTCAAATTTGAGATTGAAGTTCTATGTAAGAACTTGTCTCTGGATATCAATGACCTGAAGCCAGGAAACTTGTTGAAGGACAAGGAGAAGCTTAAGAGTCTTGAGGAGCAGCTGTCGGCACcaaagaaagaagcaaagcctCCAGATGAAATGCTCCCTGTTACTACATCAG GAGACTTTGTTCCATTTGCAGCTCCACCCTCAACTCCAGCTGCCACCACTACCACTTGCACAACCACAGGGCCACCCACCCCACAGTTCAGTTACCATGACATCAATGTGTATGCTTTGGCAGGCCTGGCACCACACATTAATATCAATGCTAAC ATCCCTCTACTGCAGGCCCATCCTCAGTTGAAGCAGTGTGTAAGGCAATCAGTTGAACGTGCTGTACAGGAGCTGGTGCACCCTGTGGTTGATCGCTCTATCAAAATTGCAATGACAACATGTGAGCAAATCATCAGGAAGGACTTTGCCCTGGATTCAGAGGAGTCCCGCATGCGTGTGGCGGCCCACCACATGATGAGGAACCTGACTGCTGGTATGGCCATGATCACCTGCCGGGAGCCTCTGCTCGTGAGCATTGCTGCTAATCTCAAAAACAGTTTTGCTGCTGCACTGAGG GCACCGACTCCCCAACAGAGGGAAATGATGGAGGAGGCTGCAGCGAGAGTTGCTCAGGAGAACTGTGAACTGGCATGCTGCTTTATTCAGAAAACAGCTGTGGAGAAGGCCGGCCCTGAAATGGACAAGAGGCTTGCCACA GAATTTGAGCTCAGGAAGCATGCACGCCAAGAAGGACGCCGTTACTGTGATCCAGTTGTGTTGACTTACCAGGCTGAACGTATGCCAGAGCAGATAAGACTCAAG gtgGGAGGAGTGGACCCAAAGCAACTCGCTGTGTATGAGGAGTTTGCGAGGAACGTTCCAGGTTTTCTACCCAGTAATGATCTTTCTCAGCCAACTGGTTTCCTGGCTCAGCCAATGAAG CAACAAGCATGGGCCACAGACGATGTTGCACAAATCTATGATAAGTGCATGGCTGACTTGGAGCAGCACCTTCACGCCATCCCTCCAGCTCACTCCATGAACCCCCTGACACAAGCCCTCCGCAGTCTGCTAGAGGCTGTGGCCTTGGCGAGGAACTCCAGAGATGGCATTGCAGCACTTGGACTGCTACAGAAG GCTGTGGAAGGTCTTCTGGATGCCACTAGCGGGGCTGATAATGACTTGCTTCTCCGGTATAGGCAGTGTCACCTTCTAGTCCTTAAAGCCCTCCAGGATGGGCGTGCCTATGGGCCACAGTGGTGCAACAAACAGATCACCAG GTGTCTCATTGAATGCCGGGATGAGTACAAGTACAATGTGGAAGCGGTGGAGCTTTTGATCCAAAACCATCTTGTGAATATGCAACAGTATGATCTACACCTAGCTCAG TCAATGGAGAATGGACTGCACTACATGGCAGTTGCATTTGCGATGCAGTTAGTGAAGCTGTTGCTGGTGGATGAGCGCAGTGTTAGCCATGTCACAGAAGCTGACCTCTTCCACACAATTGAGACTTTAATGAGGACTTGTGCACACTCCAGAGCCACTGCACCTGAAGG TCTTCCTCAGCTGATGGATGTCGTCCGCTCCAACTATGAGGCCATGATTGACCGGGCCCATGGTGGACCGAACTTCATGATGCACTCTGGGATTTCACAGGCTTCTGAGTATGATGATCCCCCAGGCCTGAGGGAAAAGGCGGAGTATCTCCTGAGGGAATGGGTCAACCTGTACCACTCAGCTGCTGCCGGCAGGGATAGCACCAAAGCCTTCTCCGCCTTTGTTGGCCAG ATGCACCAGCAAGGGATTTTGAAAACTGATGACTTGATCACGCGGTTCTTCCGGTTGTGCACGGAAATGTGTGTGGAGATCAGCTATCGGGCGCAGGCTGAACAGCAGCACAATCCAGCAGCAAGTGCAGCCATCATCAGAGCAAAATGCTACCACAACCTGGATGCCTTTGTTAGACTCATAGCCCTGTTAGTCAAGCACTCTGGAGAGGCCTCCAACACCGTGACAAAAATCAACCTCCTCAACAAG GTGCTGGGTATTGTTGTCGGGGTGTTGATCCAGGACCACGATGTTCGCCAGACAGAATTCCAGCAGCTGCCTTACCACCGCATTTTCATTATGCTGCTGTTGGAGCTGAACGCTCCTGAACACGTCCTGGAGACCATCAACTTCCAGACGCTCACTGCCTTCTG CAATACCTTCCACATCCTGAGACCCACAAAGGCTCCTGGCTTTGTGTACGCCTGGCTTGAACTCATTTCCCATCGCATCTTCATTGCACGCATGCTTGCACACACACCACAACAGAAG GGTTGGCCCATGTACGCACAGTTGCTTATTGATCTCTTCAAGTACCTAGCACCTTTCTTGAGGAACGTAGAGCTCAACAAACCTATGCAAATTCTCTAcaag GGCACACTTAGAGTACTACTTGTCCTGCTGCATGACTTCCCCGAGTTCTTGTGTGATTACCATTATGGCTTCTGTGACGTGATCCCGCCCAACTGCATTCAGCTCCGCAACCTCATCCTGAGTGCCTTTCCGCGCAATATGAGGCTCCCTGACCCTTTCACGCCCAATCTCAAG GTGGACATGCTGAGTGAGATCAACATTGCTCCCCGTATCCTTACCAACTTCACAAGCGTCATGCCTTCCCAGTTCAAGAAGGATCTGGACTCCTATCTCAAAACGCGATCACCGGTCACATTCCTCTCTGAGCTGCGTAGCAATCTACAG GTTTCAAATGAGCCGGGGAATCGCTACAACATCCAGCTGATCAATGCTTTAGTGTTGTATGTGGGTACACAGGCTATCGCTCACATCCACAATAAGGGCAGCACCCCCTCCATGAGCACCATCACACACTCTGCACACATGGACATCTTCCAGAACCTGGCTGTGGATCTGGACACTGAAG gacgtTACCTGTTCTTGAATGCCATCGCCAATCAGCTACGCTACCCAAACAGTCACACTCACTACTTCAGCTGCACCATGCTCTATCTCTTTGCTGAGGCCAACACCGAGGCCATCCAGGAGCAAATCACCAG GGTTCTGTTGGAGAGGCTGATAGTGAACAGGCCTCACCCGTGGGGTCTCCTCATCACCTTCATCGAGCTGATCAAGAATCCAGCCTTCAAGTTTTGGAGCCATGACTTTGTGCACTGTGCCCCAGAAATTGAAAA gttGTTCCAGTCGGTGGCCCAGTGTTGCATGGGACAGAAGCAGGCCCAGCAGGTGATGGAAGGCACGGGTGCCAGCTAG